The nucleotide sequence CTTGCGCGGAGAAGTGGACTTCACCCGAGGGTACTGACCCCACCAATCAAAACCTGTGGGAGCGAGCCTGCTCGCGATAGCGGTGTGTCAGTCAACATTGACGCTGGCTGATCCACCGCCATCGCGAGCGGGTTCGCTCCCACAGGGTGGCATTGCCCCCCTACCGACAGTCGCCAACGCTTGGCCTGAAGAAGTCCCGGCACTAGACTGTCGGCCTTTTCACCACCTGATGTTGATGCTCGAGCCATGGCCGCCAAAGTCGAACCCTTCTGGATCCGCAAGACCCTCGATCAGCTCGATGCGCAGGAGTGGGAATCGCTGTGCGACGGCTGTGGCCTGTGCTGCCTGCAAAAACTCGAAGACGAAGACGATAACAGCGTCTACTACACCCGCATCGCCTGCAAGCTGCTGGACCTGAAAACCTGCCAGTGCACCGATTACCCGCGCCGCCGCGAGTCCGTTCCCGATTGCATCCAGCTCACGCCGGGCAAGGCCGATGAGTTCAAGTGGCTGCCGCCGACCTGCGCTTACCGGCTGGTCAGCGAGGGCAAGAACCTGCCGCTGTGGCACCATCTGGTCTGTGGTGACCGCGATGCTGTGCACCACGAACGCATTTCCCAGTCCGGGCGCATGCTGGCCGAAGGCAGCGTGCCCGAAGACGATTGGGAAGATCATCTGATTTTTCGCGCCGGCTGAATCGTCGGGCGTTGCATCACCGGGGAGAGCCCATGGGCGCAGGATTGAAACGGATGCTGGCGGCCGTTGGGCTGCTGGCGGTGTGCGCACCGTTGTGGGCGGCGCAGAAAGTCGATCTGGATTATCACGTGCACCTGTTGCCGCAGAGCGATCAGGCCGAAGTGCGCATGACCCTGGCCCGAGGCTCGGCGGTGCGCAGCCTGGATTTCGACCTCGGCGACGGCAGTCGCTACAGCGATTTCAAGGCGGACGGTCAATGGCAGCTTACGCCGGGTAAGACCGCGCGAGGCCTCTGGCGCCCGAGCGCCGACAAGGCGAGCCTGACCTACCGCGTGCGCATCAGCCAT is from Pseudomonas sp. B21-056 and encodes:
- a CDS encoding YcgN family cysteine cluster protein; translation: MAAKVEPFWIRKTLDQLDAQEWESLCDGCGLCCLQKLEDEDDNSVYYTRIACKLLDLKTCQCTDYPRRRESVPDCIQLTPGKADEFKWLPPTCAYRLVSEGKNLPLWHHLVCGDRDAVHHERISQSGRMLAEGSVPEDDWEDHLIFRAG